A genomic region of Maledivibacter sp. contains the following coding sequences:
- a CDS encoding 3-keto-5-aminohexanoate cleavage protein, which yields MEKLIITVAPTGAWPTKKNNPNVPITPREIAEDAYRCWNAGASIVHIHVRDKDGAGTMDKELFAEAVKLIREKCDIIINLTTSGELGATDLRRYEHLIELKPEFASFDCGSMNWMNKGVFLNTPSFLEKLGNVMIENNIKPEIECFDSGMIYNALYYIKKGIILEPPHFQLCLGAPSGMTAEIENLVFLRKLLPKNATWSAFGIGSKHMPILYTTIAMGGHIRVGMEDNVFYSKGVLAQSNAQFVERAVRAGREFGREIATPDEARNILGIKKAL from the coding sequence ATGGAGAAATTGATTATTACCGTGGCCCCAACGGGTGCTTGGCCTACTAAAAAAAATAATCCCAATGTTCCTATTACACCAAGGGAAATTGCAGAGGATGCATATAGATGTTGGAATGCTGGGGCATCTATAGTTCATATACATGTAAGAGATAAAGATGGGGCTGGAACCATGGATAAAGAATTATTTGCAGAAGCTGTTAAATTGATTAGGGAGAAATGTGACATAATAATAAATCTAACTACATCGGGAGAATTAGGAGCTACGGATTTAAGAAGATATGAGCATCTTATTGAATTAAAGCCTGAATTTGCATCCTTTGATTGTGGGTCCATGAATTGGATGAATAAGGGAGTTTTTTTAAACACCCCTTCCTTTTTAGAGAAATTGGGAAATGTAATGATTGAAAACAATATCAAACCAGAAATAGAATGTTTTGATTCAGGAATGATTTATAATGCCTTATACTATATTAAGAAGGGTATAATATTAGAACCACCTCATTTTCAGCTTTGTCTTGGGGCTCCTAGTGGAATGACTGCAGAGATAGAAAATCTAGTATTCCTAAGAAAACTATTGCCTAAAAATGCCACATGGTCAGCCTTTGGAATAGGATCAAAACATATGCCAATACTGTATACGACAATTGCTATGGGTGGGCATATTAGGGTTGGTATGGAAGATAATGTATTCTATTCAAAGGGCGTATTAGCACAGTCAAATGCACAGTTTGTTGAACGTGCAGTAAGGGCAGGAAGAGAATTTGGTAGGGAAATAGCAACTCCAGATGAGGCTAGAAATATACTAGGTATAAAAAAAGCACTTTAA
- a CDS encoding hemolysin III family protein produces MKVEIREPINSISHLLGIILSAIGLVMLLINSLPTHDFTKVSASIIFCLGLIGLYSASTIYHWCIASDTTLNILRKLDHIMIYVLIAASYTPICLITLKGLLGYVLLSIVWSLALLGIVLKILWLNAPRWLYTSFYLVLGWAAIFVIYPLYRLLPSMGFVLLLSGGISYSIGAVIYGTKSENIKIWKFGFHEIFHIFILLGSFMHYLMIYNYIIT; encoded by the coding sequence ATGAAAGTTGAAATTCGAGAACCAATTAACTCTATTTCTCATTTGTTAGGCATAATATTATCCGCAATAGGTTTAGTCATGCTGCTGATAAATTCACTGCCTACTCATGACTTTACAAAGGTCTCAGCATCTATTATCTTTTGTCTAGGCTTAATAGGCTTATACTCTGCTTCTACAATATATCATTGGTGTATTGCTTCAGATACAACCTTAAATATATTAAGAAAACTTGATCATATCATGATTTATGTCTTAATAGCTGCTTCCTATACCCCAATATGCCTTATTACCCTAAAGGGCTTACTGGGCTATGTACTTCTAAGTATAGTCTGGTCACTGGCACTCTTGGGAATTGTTCTTAAGATCCTATGGTTAAATGCCCCAAGATGGCTGTACACTAGCTTTTACCTTGTATTGGGTTGGGCCGCTATATTTGTTATTTATCCCCTATACAGACTTTTACCAAGCATGGGCTTTGTGCTATTGCTTTCTGGTGGAATATCTTATTCCATAGGGGCGGTTATTTATGGTACAAAATCTGAAAATATTAAAATATGGAAATTTGGCTTTCACGAAATTTTTCATATTTTTATTCTTCTTGGAAGCTTTATGCATTATCTTATGATTTATAACTACATAATAACTTAA
- a CDS encoding DUF1836 domain-containing protein: MKKCENLLSHSKIEIKDIPNIDLYMDQLTGYIDAAFEKLKIYEDEKILTKTMINNYVKAKVIDKPVKKKYNKNQIMELIMIYHLKNILSIAEVGELFRIQKEQWAKGINQYEDGTIEMGTNPTEEIYKIFLEVQDEVLKEAEINFEENMNPNKNTNKDDIMRYILKLVLKADINKRLAELSLKEL; encoded by the coding sequence ATGAAAAAATGTGAGAATCTTTTATCCCATAGTAAAATAGAAATCAAAGATATTCCCAATATAGATCTATATATGGATCAGTTAACGGGATATATAGATGCAGCATTTGAGAAATTAAAGATTTATGAAGATGAAAAAATATTGACTAAAACCATGATAAATAATTATGTTAAAGCAAAGGTTATAGATAAACCCGTGAAAAAAAAATATAATAAAAATCAAATTATGGAACTTATTATGATCTATCATCTGAAAAATATACTTTCTATCGCTGAGGTAGGTGAACTATTTAGAATTCAAAAAGAGCAGTGGGCTAAAGGCATTAATCAGTATGAAGACGGAACCATTGAGATGGGAACTAATCCTACAGAAGAGATATATAAAATATTTCTTGAGGTGCAAGATGAGGTTCTTAAAGAAGCTGAAATTAATTTTGAAGAAAATATGAATCCTAATAAAAATACGAATAAGGATGATATCATGAGATATATTCTAAAGCTAGTTCTCAAGGCAGATATCAATAAGCGTTTAGCTGAACTTTCTTTAAAAGAACTTTAA
- a CDS encoding DEAD/DEAH box helicase gives MFHITREEILDIISNQITFMKGERYFLSGRANIVGFDKNIHTFSARVLGRQPYDVRVEFDEAGHFCDAICNCPAYEEHWGYCKHIAAVLFEIKKREAKKEYDYLKEEETVKDILDFFNYQEIDRKIPVNLEINYEYIMSRYGTWNDTYLSLRIGENRLYVVKSIKKLIKSILDKEELYFGKEFTFDPRIHSFKDEDKPIIDLLMELYDNEEALSELSYYYKNPSLLSGKKAHLPQRTIKKFFEMIKYKPFNAVINDISYNNIEVVNKPLPIEFFLTKENDDLRLVMEFGKTLIPLDRDGEYVFSNGIIYRVEEYQRKNMKPFYEALVKQEKNIIKIPKKYNERFISEVYPIIEKLGDIKIDEKVEDSIYNPGLKAEIYFDRIDERIIAQIKFVYGDVSLNAFNDKLNIPLDNRIILRNIDKEKEILTFFEVSEFKVNSNHIYLDDEEKIFDFMYHKLPLLQEITQVYYSESFKDIKIQESSSFAGGVRLNSHSSLLEFNFAIEGIGNNELQDVFNSIKEKKKYYRLKSGSFLPLDIEELHGISRLAEYIDLDFKDFEKDTINIPKFRALYIDEHLKESNINSIKRNLRFKELVQNVKEPSDIDYVIPYGLDNVLREYQKFGFKWLKTINSYGFGGILADDMGLGKTLQVLTFLLSERNERGRAPSLIVAPTSLVYNWLAEIEKFTPELRPLIIAGKKEEREQIIYDISDYDVVITSYPLIRRDIDLYKDNSFRFCILDEAQHIKNHQSQNAKSVKSIKAESYFALTGTPIENSLTELWSIFDFVMPTYLLSHGKFIKKFERPIIKEKDNTALKELSMYIRPFVLRRIKKDVLKELPEKIENRVIAQLTNEQKKIYLAYLQKIKGEIEEEINNKGFEKSHIKILSGLTRLRQICCHPAMFIENYKDTSGKLLLLEELINESINGGHRILLFSQFTSMLSIIKDMLDKNNINFKYLDGSTNIKERGKLVREFNEGEGDIFLISLKAGGTGLNLTGADTVIHFDPWWNPAVEQQATDRAHRIGQKNSVHVIKLITKGTIEEKIYELQEKKKKLIESVMKPGDTLISKLSEEEIKSLFELNSLS, from the coding sequence ATGTTTCATATAACAAGGGAAGAGATTTTAGATATTATTTCAAATCAAATTACTTTTATGAAGGGCGAAAGATACTTTTTGTCGGGTAGAGCAAATATAGTAGGATTTGATAAAAATATTCATACCTTTTCTGCCAGGGTGTTGGGAAGGCAGCCCTATGATGTAAGAGTAGAATTTGATGAAGCAGGACACTTCTGCGATGCTATTTGTAATTGCCCTGCCTATGAAGAACATTGGGGGTATTGTAAGCATATTGCAGCAGTGCTGTTTGAAATAAAAAAGAGGGAAGCTAAGAAGGAATACGATTATCTTAAGGAAGAAGAAACCGTTAAGGATATATTAGACTTTTTTAACTATCAAGAGATTGATAGAAAAATCCCTGTAAACCTTGAAATAAACTATGAGTATATTATGAGTAGATATGGAACCTGGAATGATACTTATTTGAGCTTGCGAATTGGTGAGAATAGACTTTATGTTGTTAAAAGCATAAAAAAGCTTATTAAAAGCATCTTAGATAAAGAAGAATTATATTTTGGAAAGGAATTTACATTTGATCCTAGGATACATAGTTTTAAAGATGAGGATAAGCCTATAATAGATTTATTAATGGAGCTTTATGATAATGAGGAGGCCTTAAGTGAACTATCTTATTATTATAAAAATCCCAGCCTATTAAGTGGTAAAAAGGCACATCTCCCCCAGAGAACCATTAAAAAGTTCTTTGAAATGATTAAGTACAAACCATTTAATGCTGTTATTAATGATATTAGCTATAATAATATAGAAGTGGTCAATAAACCTTTACCAATTGAATTTTTTCTAACAAAAGAAAATGATGATCTGAGATTAGTTATGGAGTTTGGAAAAACGTTAATTCCCCTTGATAGGGATGGAGAATATGTTTTTTCTAATGGAATAATTTATAGAGTAGAAGAATATCAGAGAAAAAATATGAAGCCTTTTTATGAAGCCTTAGTAAAACAAGAAAAAAATATTATTAAAATACCAAAAAAATATAATGAGAGATTTATTTCTGAGGTATATCCTATTATTGAAAAGCTAGGGGATATAAAGATAGATGAAAAGGTAGAAGATTCTATCTACAATCCGGGGCTCAAAGCGGAGATATACTTTGATCGCATAGATGAAAGGATTATTGCACAGATAAAATTTGTTTATGGGGATGTTAGCTTAAACGCCTTCAATGATAAGTTAAATATACCCTTAGACAATCGTATAATACTAAGGAATATTGACAAGGAAAAAGAAATACTAACCTTTTTTGAAGTATCTGAATTCAAAGTTAATAGTAACCATATTTATTTAGACGATGAAGAAAAAATATTTGATTTTATGTATCATAAGCTGCCATTACTTCAAGAAATTACACAGGTTTATTACTCTGAAAGCTTTAAAGATATAAAAATCCAAGAATCCAGTTCCTTTGCAGGTGGAGTTAGGTTAAATTCCCATAGCAGTTTGCTTGAATTCAACTTTGCTATTGAAGGGATTGGTAATAATGAATTGCAAGATGTATTCAATTCGATTAAAGAGAAGAAAAAATATTATAGATTAAAGAGTGGATCATTTTTGCCATTAGATATTGAGGAATTACATGGAATATCTAGATTGGCTGAATATATTGATTTAGACTTCAAAGACTTTGAAAAGGATACTATTAATATTCCAAAATTTAGAGCTCTATATATAGACGAACACTTGAAAGAGTCCAATATTAATTCAATTAAAAGAAATCTAAGGTTTAAAGAGTTAGTTCAAAATGTGAAAGAGCCAAGCGATATAGATTATGTCATACCATATGGACTAGATAATGTTTTAAGGGAATATCAAAAATTTGGTTTTAAATGGTTAAAAACCATAAATTCCTATGGTTTTGGGGGAATTTTGGCAGATGATATGGGGCTTGGAAAGACATTACAAGTTCTTACATTTTTACTTTCTGAGAGGAATGAAAGGGGAAGAGCCCCTTCTCTTATAGTTGCCCCTACTTCATTAGTTTATAATTGGTTAGCTGAGATAGAAAAATTTACTCCAGAATTAAGGCCCCTTATAATAGCTGGTAAAAAGGAAGAAAGAGAGCAAATAATATATGATATTAGTGACTACGATGTTGTTATTACTTCCTATCCTCTTATTAGGAGGGATATAGATTTATATAAGGATAATTCCTTTAGATTTTGTATACTAGACGAAGCTCAGCATATAAAAAATCATCAATCACAAAATGCTAAATCCGTGAAGTCAATAAAGGCAGAAAGCTATTTTGCCCTTACTGGTACACCTATTGAAAATTCATTAACTGAATTGTGGTCGATATTTGACTTTGTAATGCCAACCTATCTTTTAAGTCATGGCAAATTTATAAAGAAATTTGAAAGGCCTATTATTAAGGAAAAGGATAATACTGCTTTAAAGGAACTAAGCATGTATATAAGACCCTTCGTATTAAGACGAATAAAGAAGGATGTATTAAAGGAATTACCTGAAAAAATAGAGAATAGGGTTATTGCCCAGCTTACAAATGAGCAAAAGAAAATATATTTAGCATATCTACAAAAAATAAAAGGTGAAATTGAAGAAGAAATAAACAATAAAGGTTTTGAAAAAAGTCATATTAAGATACTTTCAGGTTTAACAAGACTTAGACAAATATGCTGTCATCCAGCTATGTTTATTGAGAATTATAAAGATACAAGCGGAAAACTTCTTTTATTGGAGGAGTTAATAAATGAGTCTATTAATGGTGGACACAGAATTTTATTATTTTCACAGTTTACTTCAATGCTAAGTATTATTAAGGATATGCTTGATAAAAATAACATCAATTTTAAATATCTTGATGGGTCGACTAACATTAAAGAAAGGGGGAAATTAGTTAGGGAATTTAATGAAGGTGAAGGGGACATCTTTCTGATTTCCTTAAAGGCTGGGGGAACAGGATTGAATTTAACAGGGGCAGATACGGTTATACATTTTGATCCTTGGTGGAATCCAGCCGTTGAGCAGCAGGCTACTGACAGGGCCCATAGAATAGGGCAAAAAAATTCTGTACATGTGATTAAATTAATAACCAAGGGAACCATTGAAGAAAAAATATATGAATTACAAGAGAAGAAAAAGAAATTAATTGAATCGGTTATGAAGCCTGGAGATACATTGATTTCAAAATTAAGTGAAGAAGAGATTAAATCTCTTTTTGAGTTAAATAGCTTGAGTTAA
- the yyaC gene encoding spore protease YyaC, translating to MDKLLINTSDKNSIEYLKNYLKDFIKPNQKINIVCIGTDRIIPDSLGPMIGTILSENIILDNIKVVGTLQSPLHALNFKKRIKKELQKDTLVIAIDANKGNKIGEIQIINRPISPGKGFLKNLPSIGDVSIVGTTWERQEDIDIYDHKIRLGDIYKMSKIISLSIILAIDELKYDTDKDLVSYNMSL from the coding sequence ATGGATAAACTTTTAATAAATACATCGGATAAAAATTCCATTGAGTATCTAAAAAATTATCTTAAAGACTTTATCAAACCAAATCAAAAAATCAACATTGTGTGTATTGGTACCGATAGAATTATTCCCGATAGTTTAGGTCCTATGATAGGAACCATACTATCGGAAAATATAATATTAGATAATATAAAGGTAGTTGGTACACTACAATCTCCTCTACATGCTTTAAATTTTAAAAAAAGAATTAAAAAGGAACTACAAAAAGATACTCTCGTTATAGCTATTGATGCTAATAAAGGCAATAAAATTGGTGAAATACAAATAATTAATAGACCTATTTCCCCCGGCAAAGGTTTTTTAAAAAATTTACCTTCGATCGGTGATGTATCCATAGTTGGCACAACATGGGAAAGACAAGAGGACATTGATATATACGATCATAAAATACGGCTAGGGGATATATACAAAATGTCTAAAATAATATCTTTATCAATAATCTTAGCCATTGACGAGTTGAAATATGACACTGATAAAGACCTTGTATCCTATAATATGAGTTTATAA
- a CDS encoding cyclase family protein has protein sequence MGKVKIVDLAVATDPEAMEPEKATFKRIYHEEGAEQAAKFFNLKKEDFKDGLLWANGSVTLGEHTGTHLDAPIHYAPMSEGKPSKTIDEIPLEWCYGDGVVLDFHEKETGYAIMEEDIKNQLKKINYRLKPMDIVLIRTDSDKYLYDERYFSIHPGMSAEATRYLCRQGIKVMGIDAWGWDIPFSKAVEKFKATGDNSVLWEGHLVGKEHEYCHIEKLANLKELPAYGFKVAAFPVKLKGGTAGWCRPVAIIEYK, from the coding sequence ATGGGTAAAGTAAAAATTGTGGATTTAGCTGTAGCTACAGATCCAGAAGCAATGGAGCCTGAAAAAGCAACCTTTAAAAGGATTTACCATGAAGAAGGAGCAGAACAAGCAGCAAAATTTTTTAATCTGAAGAAAGAGGATTTTAAGGATGGATTGTTATGGGCAAATGGAAGCGTAACATTGGGGGAACATACGGGTACACATCTAGATGCACCCATACACTATGCTCCTATGTCGGAAGGAAAGCCTTCTAAGACTATTGATGAGATACCATTAGAATGGTGCTATGGAGATGGTGTAGTTCTTGATTTTCATGAAAAAGAAACGGGTTATGCAATAATGGAAGAGGATATCAAAAATCAATTGAAGAAAATAAATTATAGATTAAAACCAATGGATATAGTTTTAATAAGAACTGATAGTGACAAATATTTATATGATGAAAGATATTTTTCCATACATCCCGGTATGTCGGCGGAAGCAACTAGATACTTATGTAGGCAAGGAATAAAAGTAATGGGCATAGATGCTTGGGGATGGGATATACCTTTTAGTAAGGCGGTAGAAAAATTCAAAGCAACAGGCGATAATTCAGTATTGTGGGAAGGTCATTTAGTAGGAAAGGAGCATGAATATTGTCATATAGAAAAATTAGCTAATTTAAAGGAACTTCCAGCTTATGGGTTTAAGGTAGCTGCTTTCCCTGTTAAATTAAAGGGTGGAACTGCAGGTTGGTGTAGGCCAGTGGCTATAATTGAATATAAATAG
- a CDS encoding MBL fold metallo-hydrolase, which produces MNYDIVNQNSSPVTPKELSRHSTEFKQEILNVTEDVYVAIGYGLANSILLEGRDGVIIVDTLESVEAAVPVKQAFDKITSKPVKAIIYTHYHSDHIGGAGVFAGNNKVDVYTQEETVEELNRVAMVSRAIYKRSMAMFGTFLKTPPFINDGIGPFLYLNNDTQVAYIPPNKTFSKEIYRVTIAGLNIELIPTPGETNGEIAVWLPDKGVLIGADTYYKSFPNLYSIRGTKFRNPDNWASSVELLRRLQSQYLIPCHTRPIVGQKKINRVLSDYRDAIQYVHDQTLRGINKGLTPDELVKTVSLPSRLADKPYLREFYGNIEWCIKNIFYGYLGWFNGNATYLFPLSLMERANRFARLSGGETALFMKTQEAFLQRDYQWVLELTDQLLLLPNYRKEAIHMKSKALWNLGLIQGNAPARNYYLTQALEVAGKLTMPPLKTDESIFLNLEIMTILKLMAINLNPKKSLNVYMAAKFDFTDLKQIYTVNVRSGVAIVEPYILDKLNFTVICSSIVWKSIIGDIIKPSRALLKGDLKIDGSIVEFYKFLSLFNDRLVDDSPF; this is translated from the coding sequence ATGAATTATGATATTGTGAATCAAAATTCTTCTCCTGTAACACCTAAGGAGTTGTCTAGGCATTCTACTGAGTTCAAGCAGGAAATTCTAAATGTAACTGAGGATGTTTATGTGGCTATTGGTTATGGCCTAGCTAATTCCATACTACTGGAAGGAAGGGATGGCGTGATTATCGTAGATACCTTAGAAAGCGTAGAAGCTGCTGTTCCCGTAAAACAAGCCTTTGATAAAATCACATCAAAACCTGTCAAAGCAATCATATATACCCACTACCATAGTGACCATATCGGTGGTGCTGGCGTCTTTGCAGGAAACAATAAAGTCGATGTATATACCCAAGAAGAAACAGTGGAAGAACTGAACAGAGTTGCAATGGTTTCAAGGGCAATCTATAAACGATCCATGGCCATGTTTGGAACTTTTCTAAAAACACCTCCATTTATAAACGATGGAATAGGCCCTTTCTTATATTTAAATAATGATACACAAGTAGCTTATATTCCTCCAAATAAAACCTTCTCAAAGGAAATCTATAGGGTAACAATTGCTGGATTAAACATTGAACTTATTCCTACACCAGGTGAAACCAATGGAGAAATTGCGGTATGGCTTCCCGATAAGGGAGTACTTATTGGTGCAGATACTTACTATAAATCCTTCCCAAATCTATACTCCATACGGGGTACAAAATTTAGAAATCCAGATAATTGGGCTTCTAGTGTTGAACTGCTGCGAAGACTTCAGTCTCAGTATCTAATACCATGTCATACACGCCCAATTGTAGGCCAAAAAAAAATCAATAGGGTATTATCGGATTATAGAGATGCAATACAGTATGTACATGATCAAACCTTGAGGGGAATTAATAAAGGACTTACTCCCGACGAACTTGTAAAAACAGTAAGTCTTCCATCCCGTCTAGCAGATAAACCATATCTTAGAGAATTTTATGGAAATATAGAGTGGTGTATCAAGAACATTTTTTACGGATACCTTGGCTGGTTCAACGGAAATGCCACATATTTGTTTCCCTTATCACTGATGGAAAGAGCGAACCGTTTTGCTCGTCTTTCCGGCGGTGAAACAGCTCTTTTCATGAAAACCCAAGAGGCATTTCTACAAAGGGATTATCAATGGGTATTGGAGCTTACGGATCAACTGCTTTTACTTCCAAACTATCGTAAAGAAGCAATACATATGAAATCCAAAGCCCTTTGGAACCTTGGTCTAATCCAAGGTAATGCTCCTGCAAGGAATTATTACCTAACACAAGCATTAGAAGTAGCAGGTAAGCTTACTATGCCCCCACTTAAAACCGATGAATCAATCTTTCTTAATCTTGAAATAATGACTATCTTAAAGCTAATGGCTATCAACCTAAATCCTAAAAAAAGTTTGAATGTATATATGGCTGCTAAGTTTGACTTTACGGATCTTAAGCAAATATACACAGTCAATGTCCGCTCTGGAGTTGCAATAGTCGAGCCCTATATACTAGATAAACTAAACTTTACAGTAATATGTAGTTCAATTGTATGGAAGTCAATAATCGGTGATATTATCAAACCTAGTAGGGCTTTGCTCAAGGGTGATTTAAAGATAGATGGTAGTATAGTAGAATTTTATAAATTCCTAAGTTTATTTAATGATAGGCTCGTTGATGATAGTCCATTTTAA
- a CDS encoding DUF4438 domain-containing protein, with translation MIKTNKEKLVIQSVQGKIHHPLGKNYRVSYEGEPRVLPATGGITYNVHVGDPAFGWECDHVEPSVSIRNETKAENDAMMNLACPGNFAKVVSGDAKGATGYVLGGHGGIEHTIIEFSEQDMEKMAVDDRILIKTHGQGLKLVDYPEITMTGIDPNVFSRIPITEKNGKLQFPVVCKIPAVLMGSGIGSMNSHSGDYDIMTQDKALIKDLGIDKLRFGDFVLLEDCDNTFGRGYLKGSVTIGVIIHSDCIKAGHGPGVATFISCKKTLIEAMIDNTANIKNYIK, from the coding sequence ATGATTAAAACTAATAAGGAAAAACTAGTTATCCAATCCGTACAAGGAAAAATCCATCACCCTTTAGGAAAGAATTATCGAGTTTCCTATGAAGGAGAACCTAGGGTACTACCCGCTACCGGTGGCATAACCTATAATGTCCATGTGGGTGATCCTGCCTTTGGATGGGAATGTGACCATGTTGAACCTAGTGTTTCAATACGAAATGAAACCAAGGCTGAAAACGATGCAATGATGAATCTCGCATGCCCTGGTAACTTTGCAAAGGTAGTATCGGGAGATGCTAAAGGAGCGACTGGATATGTATTAGGTGGACATGGAGGTATTGAGCATACCATTATAGAGTTTAGTGAGCAGGATATGGAGAAAATGGCAGTTGACGATAGAATTCTTATAAAAACCCACGGACAAGGTCTTAAGTTGGTTGATTATCCTGAAATAACAATGACAGGCATTGATCCCAATGTTTTTTCAAGAATTCCCATTACAGAAAAAAATGGTAAGCTGCAATTCCCAGTAGTCTGCAAGATACCGGCTGTACTAATGGGATCTGGTATTGGTAGTATGAACAGTCACTCTGGTGACTATGATATAATGACCCAGGACAAGGCTTTAATAAAGGATTTAGGTATAGATAAGCTAAGATTTGGTGATTTCGTTTTACTAGAAGATTGTGACAATACCTTTGGTAGAGGATATCTTAAGGGTTCGGTAACCATCGGTGTCATCATACATAGTGATTGTATAAAAGCTGGTCATGGCCCAGGTGTAGCAACCTTTATATCTTGTAAAAAAACATTAATTGAAGCCATGATTGATAATACTGCTAATATAAAAAATTATATAAAATAA